One Phaseolus vulgaris cultivar G19833 chromosome 2, P. vulgaris v2.0, whole genome shotgun sequence DNA window includes the following coding sequences:
- the LOC137810781 gene encoding uncharacterized protein, which produces MASIPILSPPIAATTAASATVNNQPSCPPLSTFFFKSHRRLTRLHVSSPTNNPRTAATPTTSSASGETIFFDGGAHYGDLVANLVLGFTLFWLPLTLAAVSRAMYLRYRFSNLRVTVISGLTGEDRSDFGYSVIKDVQVVPRFIGEWGDVIITLKDGTKVDLRSVPKFRDIAKYCLAMAQKSQVLKETEPKGF; this is translated from the coding sequence ATGGCCTCCATACCCATCCTCTCGCCACCCATCGCCGCCACAACCGCTGCCTCCGCCACCGTCAACAACCAACCCTCCTGCCCTCCCCTCTCCACattcttcttcaaatcccaCCGTCGACTCACGCGCCTCCACGTGTCCTCCCCCACCAATAATCCCCGCACGGCCGCCACCCCTACCACTTCCTCCGCCTCCGGCGAGACCATATTCTTCGACGGCGGGGCCCACTACGGCGACCTCGTGGCGAACCTCGTTCTGGGATTTACGCTCTTCTGGCTCCCCCTAACCCTAGCGGCAGTGTCACGCGCCATGTACCTGCGGTACAGGTTCAGCAACCTGAGGGTGACGGTGATCTCGGGGCTGACGGGTGAGGACCGCAGCGACTTCGGGTACAGCGTGATAAAGGACGTGCAGGTGGTGCCACGCTTCATCGGAGAGTGGGGTGACGTTATCATAACCCTGAAGGACGGAACTAAGGTGGACCTTAGGAGTGTCCCCAAGTTCAGAGACATCGCCAAGTACTGCCTCGCTATGGCGCAGAAATCCCAAGTTCTTAAGGAAACTGAACCCAAAGGTTTTTAG